In Deltaproteobacteria bacterium, one DNA window encodes the following:
- the pheA gene encoding prephenate dehydratase, with protein sequence MKIAIIGGSGRLGLWYAARLQALGNQVTITGRNKTKLEKAASIARVEYTCENEAAIKQADIIILSTPIETTPMMVQMATRAAKPGALICDFASVKTAVAAAFQTVTREDIELVSLHPLHGPRIENLQGVTILTEMFRAGPVFAKLRALLVNEGAHMITVDARTQDEAMAILQGLTHFVALAAASTLKGLTVPEFTTPAYTLMRTFLARIILQDPVLYAAIQLENPKNNEVRQAFLTAAQRLCQLAKQGNLKELQNEIESSASIFSDSETELNNTDICLSAISRFRPQQNIERIATLGPPGTFSDVAVRQYEQMRGKMLAPVYCRTIADVFDAVKKNEVKLGIVPVENLIDGTIVVSLDCLFDTGLRISAELLVPIHHSICAALGTTVESITRVFSIAPVMGQVRNWLRENVPQAKLVETNSTAEAIMQVADGRIEGDAAIGLAATAEAAGLSVLARDIEDEKNNVTRFLVIALNDASPTENDRTSICIHNVANKPGILDHILQVLARHSINLSKIESRPTRRQLGEYRFYIDVEGHRQCQPLAKAIKELEQECQVAILGSYPRAF encoded by the coding sequence ATGAAAATTGCAATTATTGGTGGTTCTGGGCGATTAGGGTTATGGTATGCCGCGCGTTTGCAAGCCTTAGGTAATCAAGTAACTATTACCGGTCGAAATAAAACTAAATTAGAAAAAGCAGCTAGTATAGCCCGAGTCGAATATACGTGTGAAAACGAAGCAGCTATTAAGCAGGCTGATATAATTATATTAAGTACACCTATTGAGACTACTCCAATGATGGTGCAAATGGCGACGCGAGCAGCAAAGCCAGGTGCGCTGATTTGTGATTTTGCATCAGTTAAAACTGCAGTGGCTGCGGCATTTCAAACAGTAACACGTGAAGATATTGAATTAGTTAGTCTCCATCCTCTACATGGCCCACGTATAGAAAATCTGCAAGGTGTTACAATTCTAACAGAAATGTTTCGCGCCGGACCCGTTTTTGCAAAATTGCGTGCGTTGCTGGTTAATGAGGGTGCACACATGATTACAGTAGATGCACGCACCCAAGATGAGGCAATGGCTATATTACAAGGGTTGACCCATTTTGTAGCTCTTGCGGCTGCAAGTACTCTTAAAGGTCTAACGGTTCCAGAGTTTACTACTCCAGCGTATACTTTAATGCGCACATTTTTAGCGCGTATTATTTTACAAGATCCAGTTCTTTATGCGGCGATTCAGTTAGAAAACCCAAAAAATAACGAAGTTCGCCAAGCTTTTTTAACTGCGGCACAACGTTTATGTCAGTTAGCAAAGCAAGGTAATCTCAAAGAATTACAAAATGAGATTGAAAGTTCTGCGAGTATTTTTAGCGATAGTGAAACCGAGTTGAATAATACTGATATTTGTTTATCTGCTATATCGCGCTTTCGACCACAACAAAACATTGAGCGCATAGCTACTCTTGGTCCACCTGGTACATTTTCTGACGTTGCCGTACGTCAATATGAACAAATGCGCGGTAAAATGCTGGCCCCGGTCTATTGTCGTACTATTGCAGATGTATTTGACGCAGTTAAAAAAAATGAAGTGAAGTTAGGGATAGTGCCGGTTGAGAATTTAATAGATGGAACTATTGTTGTTTCTCTTGATTGTTTATTTGATACTGGTTTGCGAATTAGTGCGGAGTTGTTGGTGCCGATTCACCATTCTATATGTGCTGCTTTGGGTACGACAGTTGAGTCAATTACGCGAGTATTTAGTATTGCCCCGGTAATGGGACAAGTACGTAATTGGCTGAGAGAAAACGTACCGCAAGCAAAATTGGTTGAAACAAATAGTACTGCTGAGGCTATCATGCAGGTTGCTGATGGTCGTATTGAAGGTGATGCCGCAATTGGGTTGGCAGCTACAGCCGAAGCAGCGGGCCTATCAGTATTAGCACGTGATATTGAAGATGAAAAAAATAATGTTACACGTTTTTTAGTTATTGCTTTAAATGATGCTTCACCCACAGAGAATGACCGCACCAGTATATGTATTCATAATGTGGCAAATAAACCAGGGATTCTCGATCACATTTTACAAGTACTTGCACGTCACAGTATTAATCTGTCAAAAATTGAATCACGACCTACACGGCGACAGCTTGGTGAGTACCGTTTTTATATTGATGTTGAAGGTCATCGACAATGCCAACCTTTGGCGAAAGCTATTAAAGAACTTGAACAAGAATGTCAGGTGGCGATACTCGGTAGTTATCCAAGAGCATTTTAA
- a CDS encoding coniferyl aldehyde dehydrogenase — MRIQSQITSIADMKVAFTAQQQASRSELPPSYAFRIEQLKCLQSILLDNQQQFAQAMYDDYSGRSLIDTRLGDLLPTANAIKHNIKHLKKWMRPRKQKLVYYVKPSSGFVLSQPLGVVGVMAPWNFPIQLLLIPLASAIAAGNRVMIKPSELTPNTTELMASLIAEKFDPLWLNVVSGGSDIGAAFVELAFDHLFFTGSTNVGHLVMQAAAKNLTPVTLELGGKSPLIIHREYPLSLAAKRIAMGKLFNAGQVCVAPDYILTPKDLIPALVEELKTAIAVYAPTLRDNIDYTAIINERHLLRLQHLIDDARSHNAEILEINPAAESLTGTRKIAPHLLWQVNDDMAIMQEEIFGPLLPIVGYDIIADAIAYVNARPRPLALYYFDNNKKRQAKLLSSTIAGGVAINTIMMQIAQENLPFGGIGPSGMGAYHGETGFRTFSHEMSVFVQSRFAYADFLQRPMKPWFNKIWPYMIGRTNAAKKQAK; from the coding sequence ATGAGAATACAGTCACAAATTACTTCAATAGCTGATATGAAAGTAGCTTTCACGGCGCAGCAGCAAGCTTCTCGTAGTGAATTACCACCGAGCTATGCTTTTAGAATCGAGCAGTTAAAATGCTTGCAATCCATTTTGCTCGATAATCAGCAACAATTTGCACAAGCAATGTACGATGATTACAGCGGGCGTTCGCTTATTGACACTCGACTTGGTGATTTGCTGCCGACTGCTAACGCCATTAAACACAACATTAAACATTTAAAAAAATGGATGCGGCCACGTAAACAAAAATTAGTATATTATGTCAAGCCATCAAGCGGCTTTGTTTTATCACAACCACTTGGGGTCGTCGGTGTAATGGCTCCGTGGAATTTTCCGATACAACTGCTATTAATTCCTTTGGCTTCAGCGATTGCCGCGGGCAATCGAGTAATGATAAAACCTTCAGAACTCACACCGAACACTACAGAGTTAATGGCCTCGTTGATTGCCGAAAAATTCGATCCGCTTTGGCTTAATGTTGTATCGGGAGGCTCTGACATCGGTGCAGCTTTTGTTGAACTAGCTTTCGACCATTTATTTTTTACCGGTTCAACAAATGTTGGTCATCTTGTGATGCAAGCTGCAGCAAAAAATTTAACTCCGGTAACGCTTGAGCTTGGTGGTAAATCGCCACTAATTATTCATCGTGAGTACCCATTATCGCTTGCAGCTAAACGTATAGCGATGGGCAAGTTATTTAATGCAGGACAAGTTTGCGTAGCTCCTGATTATATTCTTACTCCAAAAGATTTAATCCCAGCGCTTGTTGAAGAGTTGAAAACCGCAATTGCAGTTTATGCCCCTACATTGCGTGATAATATTGATTATACTGCAATTATTAACGAGCGTCATTTGCTGCGTTTACAACATTTAATTGATGATGCCCGTTCTCATAATGCAGAAATTTTAGAGATTAATCCTGCAGCAGAATCTTTAACCGGCACACGAAAAATTGCTCCTCATCTGCTTTGGCAGGTCAACGATGATATGGCAATTATGCAAGAAGAAATTTTTGGCCCTTTATTACCAATAGTTGGTTACGACATAATTGCTGATGCAATTGCCTATGTTAATGCGAGGCCACGACCATTGGCTTTATATTATTTTGATAATAACAAAAAACGGCAAGCGAAATTACTCTCAAGTACTATTGCAGGTGGAGTAGCAATTAACACAATAATGATGCAAATAGCTCAAGAAAACTTGCCTTTCGGTGGTATTGGTCCAAGCGGCATGGGCGCATATCATGGCGAAACCGGCTTTCGTACATTTTCACATGAGATGTCGGTATTTGTGCAAAGCAGATTTGCTTACGCAGATTTTCTTCAACGGCCAATGAAACCTTGGTTTAATAAAATATGGCCTTATATGATAGGTCGAACCAATGCGGCTAAAAAGCAAGCAAAGTAA
- a CDS encoding TolC family protein produces the protein MFIIIIFLMCVPHTAKAVTIEDYIDIARRSNIALKERHLNVEASQFALQEARGCFLPSISLEVRYSRAGGGREISFPSGDMLNPVYGTLNEMLVSQGQPPRFPTNIENMQIPMLRSREHDTKLRATQPLFVPAILDNYQLHHALTEIDAAQLTTFEKQLVLDVQTAYFNWRKSSEVLTVLVNTRKLLEESMRVSEALVQQNKATPDVVFRAKAELAAFDQKEREAKMQAKIAQNYFNFLLNRPLDKVIEIAIDENTQSSEAASTKNLEELIVKAHTRAEFKAATAAQKAAAEGVDLAANKYLPSLVAVFDYGYEGTSYYSRDSNRYWMASLALSWNIFNGMQDSAEKQRLEKQVELAKARYRELELGIDLAVRQAIEGIAVARCAIESADARVASERQSFVIVNKRFALGMAPHIELIEAQTALVGAEIANAVANFDLQIKQAELKHALGIN, from the coding sequence ATGTTTATAATTATTATTTTTCTCATGTGCGTGCCGCATACGGCAAAGGCTGTAACTATCGAAGATTATATCGACATAGCACGTCGATCTAACATCGCTTTAAAAGAACGCCATTTAAATGTTGAGGCGAGTCAGTTTGCACTACAAGAAGCTCGCGGGTGTTTTTTGCCTAGCATAAGTCTTGAGGTGCGCTATTCACGAGCTGGTGGTGGACGCGAGATATCTTTCCCATCCGGTGATATGCTTAACCCGGTTTATGGCACGCTTAATGAGATGTTAGTGTCGCAAGGGCAACCACCGCGTTTTCCAACCAATATTGAAAATATGCAAATACCTATGCTGCGCAGTCGCGAGCATGATACGAAGTTACGTGCTACGCAGCCCCTATTTGTACCGGCAATTTTGGACAATTATCAATTGCACCATGCACTTACCGAAATCGATGCTGCCCAATTAACCACCTTTGAAAAGCAACTCGTATTAGATGTGCAAACAGCATATTTTAACTGGCGTAAGAGTAGTGAAGTGCTAACCGTATTGGTTAATACTCGCAAATTGCTAGAAGAAAGTATGCGCGTAAGTGAAGCACTGGTACAGCAAAACAAAGCAACTCCTGATGTAGTATTTAGGGCAAAAGCTGAACTTGCAGCATTTGATCAAAAAGAACGAGAAGCAAAAATGCAAGCGAAGATTGCCCAGAACTATTTTAATTTTTTGTTAAATCGACCTTTAGATAAGGTCATTGAAATTGCTATAGATGAAAATACGCAATCTAGTGAAGCAGCTAGCACCAAAAATCTTGAAGAACTTATTGTGAAAGCTCACACGCGTGCAGAATTTAAAGCAGCTACCGCTGCCCAAAAGGCAGCAGCCGAGGGTGTTGATCTAGCTGCCAATAAATACTTACCATCATTAGTTGCGGTATTTGATTATGGTTATGAAGGAACCTCGTATTATTCACGTGATAGCAATAGGTATTGGATGGCGTCTTTGGCGTTGTCGTGGAATATATTTAATGGAATGCAGGATAGTGCTGAAAAACAACGTCTTGAAAAACAAGTAGAACTCGCTAAGGCGCGCTATCGTGAACTCGAGCTCGGCATTGATTTGGCGGTGCGGCAAGCAATAGAAGGCATTGCCGTTGCTCGTTGTGCTATTGAATCTGCAGACGCTCGTGTAGCAAGTGAGCGACAATCATTTGTCATAGTAAATAAGCGATTTGCTTTAGGCATGGCACCACATATTGAACTTATTGAAGCGCAAACCGCATTAGTCGGTGCTGAGATTGCCAATGCGGTAGCAAATTTTGACTTACAAATTAAACAAGCAGAATTAAAACATGCGCTTGGTATTAACTAA
- a CDS encoding TetR/AcrR family transcriptional regulator produces the protein MGIQERKDREKQQRRNDILDAAEKAFNEKQVRNTTIDDVAAIAELSKGTIYLYFPTKEELYFGVAARGLSILADMLDAEAKKHDDAFAKIRAMALTYLKFCQEYPHYNEAVVFYNDIDIDWENHETENGQMCHCEGQRALSVLISAIVTGIEQGKIRSDVNPALACLWLWLQLNSVIQFIMSKKGEHISGDVGITTDDLLSGSIELAIKAIAA, from the coding sequence ATGGGCATTCAAGAGCGCAAAGATCGGGAAAAGCAACAAAGGCGTAACGACATTTTAGATGCCGCTGAGAAAGCTTTTAATGAAAAACAAGTACGTAATACAACAATTGATGACGTAGCAGCTATTGCAGAGTTAAGTAAGGGCACGATTTATTTATATTTTCCAACAAAAGAAGAGCTTTATTTTGGTGTTGCAGCAAGGGGGCTGAGTATTCTTGCTGACATGTTAGATGCAGAGGCTAAAAAACACGATGACGCCTTTGCTAAGATCAGGGCAATGGCATTAACTTATTTAAAGTTTTGCCAAGAATATCCACATTATAATGAAGCCGTGGTTTTTTATAATGATATAGATATTGATTGGGAAAATCATGAAACTGAAAATGGTCAAATGTGTCATTGCGAAGGGCAGCGAGCCCTTTCTGTTCTGATATCGGCAATTGTAACTGGTATTGAACAAGGAAAAATTCGCTCTGATGTTAATCCTGCGTTAGCATGTTTGTGGTTATGGTTACAGTTAAATAGTGTTATACAATTTATTATGTCAAAAAAAGGAGAACATATTTCAGGAGATGTTGGTATTACTACAGATGATTTATTGTCAGGTTCAATAGAGCTAGCAATAAAAGCAATTGCTGCTTAG
- a CDS encoding efflux RND transporter periplasmic adaptor subunit, translating into MLTNKKYRYMASALSVLALLLTIILMPSCSSSVQADETKSSGVPVRVQQAVNKDYVQTIVGSGVVEADHTINLSFKTGGVIAKLKVKEGDTVVKGQILGQLDLAEISSSAQMAAAGLAKAERDLKRVQALYNDGVATIEQLQDATTNLEVMRSKNDIAIFNLQHSTIRAPSNGRILRRLAEVGELTSPGRPIFIFGATGRAFFVRVAVTDRDIVALSLGDKAEVFLDAYPLQQFFATISELAAAADPVSGTFAVELEMQASDVTLLQGMIARVSIKTKTVQHLPFIPFEALTEGNGKQAYVFIVDKKTDKVHRTQIEIAAIVGNEVVISQGLSAGSLVVTEGSAYLRDQENIKIVAKKVGEDT; encoded by the coding sequence ATGTTAACCAATAAGAAATATCGATACATGGCGTCGGCGTTATCAGTTTTAGCATTGTTGTTAACCATCATTCTGATGCCTAGTTGTTCATCATCTGTACAGGCTGATGAAACCAAGTCATCAGGTGTGCCAGTACGTGTACAACAAGCTGTAAATAAAGATTATGTGCAAACTATTGTTGGTTCAGGCGTTGTTGAAGCAGACCATACAATAAACCTTAGTTTTAAAACTGGTGGAGTGATTGCCAAACTCAAGGTTAAAGAAGGTGATACTGTAGTAAAGGGCCAAATTTTAGGTCAATTAGATTTGGCTGAAATTAGTAGTTCAGCACAGATGGCTGCGGCTGGCTTAGCAAAAGCAGAGCGCGACTTAAAACGTGTGCAAGCACTTTATAACGATGGTGTAGCTACGATTGAGCAATTGCAAGACGCCACTACCAATCTTGAAGTTATGCGCTCGAAAAATGATATTGCAATTTTTAATTTGCAGCACAGTACTATTCGTGCCCCAAGTAATGGTCGTATTCTGCGACGTTTAGCTGAAGTGGGTGAGCTTACCTCCCCTGGAAGACCCATATTTATTTTCGGTGCAACCGGACGAGCTTTTTTTGTTCGCGTGGCAGTAACTGACCGCGATATCGTAGCTCTTTCTCTTGGTGATAAGGCAGAAGTATTTCTTGATGCGTACCCACTACAGCAGTTTTTTGCAACTATTAGTGAATTAGCCGCAGCTGCTGACCCAGTTAGTGGTACCTTTGCCGTCGAACTGGAAATGCAAGCTAGTGATGTAACTTTACTGCAAGGGATGATTGCGCGAGTGAGTATAAAAACGAAAACAGTGCAACATTTACCGTTTATACCATTTGAAGCACTCACTGAAGGTAATGGTAAGCAAGCCTATGTTTTTATTGTAGATAAGAAAACAGATAAGGTACATCGTACGCAAATTGAAATTGCGGCTATCGTTGGTAATGAAGTTGTAATTAGTCAAGGGCTATCAGCCGGTAGTTTGGTAGTAACTGAAGGCTCAGCATATCTGCGTGATCAAGAGAATATCAAAATTGTTGCAAAAAAAGTCGGAGAAGACACATGA
- a CDS encoding TetR/AcrR family transcriptional regulator, which translates to MRLKSKQSNSINKIKISKSCRAANNSYHHGDLRNKLLHAAVAIVKKNGLEGLSLRKIAAFVGVSHTAPAHHFGNLRGLLAALATQGFIKLAELMQRSMLQADNPLAGFLAAGKAYVSYAEKYTSIFRIMHHASLEKKTDLPELLRASQAAFTVLIEAITSCQKANLLKKGEPSLMALAAWSLAHGLSVLAIDRQLPGKGIVKAAKNTAQGVLNELYLGFRL; encoded by the coding sequence ATGCGGCTAAAAAGCAAGCAAAGTAATTCTATTAACAAAATTAAAATAAGCAAATCATGCAGAGCCGCAAACAATAGCTACCACCATGGCGATCTACGTAATAAATTACTACACGCAGCAGTAGCTATTGTTAAAAAAAATGGGCTTGAAGGATTGTCTCTACGTAAAATAGCAGCATTTGTTGGTGTAAGTCATACAGCGCCTGCGCATCATTTTGGTAATCTACGTGGCTTACTCGCAGCATTAGCAACACAAGGTTTTATAAAACTGGCAGAGTTAATGCAACGGTCTATGTTGCAAGCTGATAATCCATTGGCAGGTTTTTTAGCAGCAGGCAAAGCTTATGTGAGTTATGCTGAAAAGTATACAAGTATATTTCGTATTATGCATCACGCTTCATTAGAGAAAAAAACAGATTTACCTGAGCTTCTTCGTGCCTCACAAGCAGCTTTTACCGTATTAATAGAAGCTATCACTAGTTGTCAAAAAGCTAATCTGCTTAAAAAAGGTGAGCCAAGTCTCATGGCATTAGCAGCCTGGTCATTGGCTCATGGGCTTAGCGTTTTAGCTATTGATCGACAATTACCAGGAAAAGGTATTGTTAAAGCTGCCAAAAACACAGCTCAGGGTGTTTTAAATGAGCTATATTTAGGATTTAGGTTGTAA
- a CDS encoding efflux RND transporter permease subunit encodes MKFARVILNNWQFVIIMLLLLVSIGVFAILNMPRYEDPQVEPPGNSIYAVYPGTSPEEMERLIVDPIEKALDELDDIKRLEATVEDGLAVINIEFEMGSDADEKHRLVVEEVNQVRPDLPGDIAALEVRKWAMSDIAMLQIAISATANSNEVDSMMLERIADQLAKKLERTTGIKKVEIWAEPQEQVNVIMNLARMGQMHVPMSQLFTAIKSASASIPGGAVDIGPKQLSVRTSVPPATADQLAQSVVAAHNGNVIRLKDIAQVNLAQKPLNYLARTNGRRAVLITLHQKVNTNIMQIGNEIDEKLITFKKTLPKGVEITTVFNQVDSVKLRLKDFGINLLMGIVLVVAFIWLVLGWRAALIIGFAIPTSVLIALGWVNTAGFAIDQMTISGLVIALGMLVDNGIVITECIARYLRQGYSIRDAATHTVSEIAAPVISSTLTTVIVFLPIAFLSSLTGEFIRGMPVTVIAALTASLLLALTVTPLLASRFFDVTAANKGGILQVYTDYISTNSYPRILDKALKRPKTTLLIAVAILVASVGVAGGLGVSFFPKAEKPYIIINVDLPKGSSIDATNQKTIEVEQVLKKYAQIQSVTANVGHGNPRIYYNIIMKRDMPTHAQVLLQLQSYDTAETPDLVAKLRQEFADFTGVEIEVKELQQGPPIEAPLAIKILGDRLDTLRDVAAAVADIANQVSGVVNVNNPWRSAATDLRLVINRDKVARHGLTVSDVDISIRAALAGYKVAVLRDDTGEERDIVARATMHDRPTYEDLKDITLMTLSGQPVPLSYFARPEFGDSPSFITHYRRDRAATITADVRDGFNVAAVTQEVLQTINSRSWPEGISFHIAGEQEEREQSFGGMQSALIISLFAMFAVLVFQFRSIVQAPIVFVAIPLSIAGVFPALWLSGNSFSFTAFVGLASLAGIVVNNSIILIDYANHIRQKGMSVGDAIRTAGRTRLLPIILTTATTVGGLLPLTLRGGTLWAPMGWTIIGGLTASTLLTLLVVPVLYSLFTSEKTTATD; translated from the coding sequence ATGAAGTTTGCACGTGTCATTTTAAATAATTGGCAGTTTGTTATAATTATGTTGCTGTTGTTAGTTTCTATTGGTGTTTTCGCTATTTTGAATATGCCACGATATGAAGATCCGCAGGTTGAGCCACCAGGTAATTCAATATATGCAGTATATCCTGGTACAAGTCCTGAAGAGATGGAGCGTCTTATTGTTGACCCAATAGAAAAGGCGCTTGATGAACTTGATGATATAAAACGTCTTGAGGCAACTGTTGAAGATGGTCTAGCCGTTATTAATATAGAATTTGAGATGGGTAGTGATGCTGATGAAAAGCATCGTCTAGTTGTCGAAGAGGTCAATCAAGTTCGTCCGGATTTGCCCGGTGATATTGCTGCACTTGAAGTTCGTAAATGGGCAATGAGTGATATTGCAATGTTGCAAATTGCTATTAGCGCTACAGCAAATAGCAATGAAGTTGATAGCATGATGCTTGAACGGATTGCGGATCAATTAGCCAAGAAGCTTGAGCGCACAACAGGGATTAAAAAAGTTGAAATATGGGCAGAGCCACAAGAGCAAGTCAATGTAATAATGAATCTTGCGCGTATGGGGCAGATGCATGTGCCTATGTCGCAATTATTTACCGCGATTAAAAGCGCAAGTGCTAGTATACCAGGTGGTGCGGTTGATATTGGACCAAAGCAACTATCCGTTCGAACTAGTGTGCCTCCAGCGACAGCGGATCAATTAGCCCAGTCTGTAGTAGCAGCCCACAATGGCAATGTCATTCGGCTTAAAGATATAGCGCAGGTAAACCTTGCACAAAAGCCGTTAAATTATTTGGCGCGAACCAATGGTCGGCGTGCTGTTTTAATAACCCTGCATCAAAAAGTTAATACAAATATTATGCAGATTGGTAACGAAATAGATGAAAAACTTATTACCTTTAAAAAAACATTACCTAAAGGTGTAGAGATTACAACGGTTTTCAACCAAGTTGATTCAGTAAAATTACGCTTAAAAGATTTTGGCATAAATTTACTAATGGGAATTGTGCTTGTTGTTGCCTTTATTTGGTTAGTTTTAGGGTGGCGAGCAGCACTAATAATTGGTTTCGCAATTCCGACATCTGTATTAATTGCACTTGGCTGGGTAAATACTGCTGGTTTTGCGATAGATCAGATGACTATTTCTGGTTTGGTAATAGCCTTAGGAATGTTAGTCGATAACGGTATAGTTATTACTGAATGTATTGCAAGGTATTTAAGGCAAGGCTATTCGATACGCGATGCAGCTACGCATACCGTATCAGAAATTGCCGCTCCAGTTATAAGTTCAACGTTGACGACGGTTATCGTATTTTTGCCAATAGCATTTTTATCATCACTGACCGGTGAATTCATTCGTGGTATGCCGGTGACCGTAATTGCGGCGCTGACTGCATCTTTGTTATTGGCGCTGACGGTTACGCCGTTATTAGCTAGTCGTTTTTTCGATGTAACCGCTGCAAATAAAGGAGGCATATTACAAGTATATACTGACTATATATCAACTAATAGTTATCCGCGCATACTCGATAAGGCGCTTAAGCGTCCAAAAACTACACTGCTTATTGCTGTTGCTATACTTGTTGCGAGTGTGGGGGTAGCGGGTGGTCTTGGAGTTAGTTTTTTTCCGAAAGCTGAAAAACCATATATAATAATAAATGTTGATTTGCCCAAGGGTAGCAGTATTGATGCAACCAATCAAAAAACTATAGAAGTTGAGCAAGTTCTTAAAAAGTATGCGCAAATTCAATCAGTAACCGCAAATGTAGGTCATGGAAATCCGCGTATTTATTATAACATAATAATGAAACGTGATATGCCAACGCACGCACAAGTGCTTTTGCAACTACAGAGTTATGATACAGCAGAAACACCAGATCTAGTTGCAAAATTGCGTCAAGAATTTGCTGATTTTACGGGAGTTGAGATCGAAGTTAAAGAGTTGCAACAAGGTCCACCAATTGAAGCCCCGCTGGCGATTAAAATTTTAGGTGATCGTCTTGATACTTTACGCGATGTAGCTGCCGCCGTAGCTGATATAGCTAATCAGGTATCAGGTGTGGTGAATGTAAATAATCCTTGGCGTTCAGCCGCAACGGATCTTCGTTTAGTTATTAATCGCGATAAAGTTGCGCGTCATGGCTTAACTGTAAGTGATGTTGATATATCAATAAGAGCGGCACTTGCTGGTTATAAAGTCGCAGTATTGCGTGATGACACTGGCGAAGAGCGTGATATTGTGGCGCGAGCGACAATGCATGATCGGCCAACGTATGAAGATCTTAAGGATATTACATTAATGACACTAAGTGGTCAGCCGGTGCCGTTAAGTTATTTTGCACGACCAGAATTTGGTGATAGCCCATCATTCATTACTCATTATCGTCGAGATCGTGCGGCCACAATAACTGCTGATGTGCGTGATGGGTTTAACGTTGCTGCGGTTACCCAAGAAGTGCTACAAACCATTAATAGTCGTAGTTGGCCAGAAGGTATTAGTTTTCATATTGCTGGTGAACAAGAAGAACGCGAACAATCTTTTGGTGGTATGCAAAGCGCGTTAATAATTTCATTGTTTGCAATGTTTGCGGTTTTAGTTTTTCAGTTTCGCTCGATTGTGCAAGCACCAATCGTTTTTGTTGCCATACCTTTATCAATAGCAGGTGTATTCCCAGCCCTTTGGTTATCGGGTAACAGCTTTTCATTTACAGCTTTTGTTGGTTTAGCAAGTCTTGCTGGCATCGTGGTCAATAATTCAATAATCTTGATTGATTACGCCAACCACATACGCCAAAAAGGTATGAGTGTTGGCGATGCTATTCGTACCGCAGGTCGTACAAGACTATTGCCGATTATATTGACTACCGCTACAACTGTTGGCGGTTTGTTGCCATTAACCCTAAGAGGTGGCACTTTGTGGGCACCTATGGGTTGGACTATTATTGGTGGTTTGACAGC
- a CDS encoding DUF2183 domain-containing protein: MKTFIFFTLLIIFNTKSVAFAKDPIKMLIFTGYGTPNNVYLSGRVLENEGLKSPDSKRSAFKNLVDNVHRLESDEVKGAEIVVILEQQSWQCKTDNDGLWSIEAKNMHPSLTLGTHIVQVYLNTESAEPKGSGEVIIIDNKPSVAIVSDFDDTVVHSYIGNKWSMAKQALLKNPAQQKPIDGVAAVYQAAAQAGAVAFFYVSGSPQNFYERINDFLNFYKIPTGPLLLKNFGSDPLFEQEGYKTKRIDLLMQRFPKLKFILIGDSGEHDPEVYAKTLEKYPNRVAGIFIRLVEKDKSPKERFINMQTAPDYNNAIATITNWVKTK; this comes from the coding sequence ATGAAAACATTTATATTTTTTACCTTATTAATTATTTTCAATACAAAATCTGTAGCCTTTGCCAAAGACCCCATCAAGATGCTTATCTTCACGGGTTATGGCACTCCTAATAATGTCTATTTAAGTGGACGTGTTTTAGAAAATGAAGGTCTAAAATCGCCTGACTCAAAACGTTCTGCTTTTAAAAACCTAGTCGATAATGTGCACCGTCTTGAATCTGATGAGGTAAAAGGTGCTGAAATTGTTGTTATTCTTGAACAACAATCATGGCAATGCAAAACTGACAATGATGGGTTATGGTCAATAGAAGCAAAAAATATGCATCCTTCGCTTACTTTGGGCACACATATAGTGCAAGTTTATCTCAACACCGAATCTGCTGAACCAAAAGGTAGCGGTGAAGTTATAATCATTGACAATAAACCTAGCGTAGCGATCGTTAGTGATTTTGACGATACCGTTGTGCATTCTTATATTGGCAATAAATGGAGCATGGCCAAACAAGCTTTATTGAAAAACCCGGCCCAACAAAAACCTATTGATGGTGTTGCTGCAGTCTATCAAGCAGCAGCACAAGCAGGAGCTGTAGCCTTCTTTTACGTAAGCGGCAGCCCGCAAAATTTCTATGAACGTATTAACGACTTTCTAAATTTCTATAAAATACCAACTGGGCCCTTGTTGCTGAAAAATTTCGGTAGCGACCCACTTTTTGAACAAGAAGGCTATAAAACAAAACGCATAGATTTATTAATGCAGCGATTTCCTAAACTTAAATTCATCTTAATTGGTGATTCAGGTGAACATGACCCTGAAGTTTATGCTAAGACTCTTGAAAAATATCCTAACCGGGTTGCTGGCATATTCATTCGTCTCGTAGAAAAAGATAAAAGCCCTAAAGAACGTTTTATAAACATGCAAACAGCACCTGATTATAATAATGCGATTGCAACAATTACGAATTGGGTAAAAACAAAGTAA